The genome window GACTGTACGAATTACTTCTTTGAGATTGAAGAGGCAGATGATCTGCGCCGCTATGGAAAATCCAAACAGCACCAGCCCCTCCCTATCGTTGGTATGGGACTGTTCATGGATCACGACGGCATTCCGCTGGCCTTCGATATTTATCCCGGAAACAAAAATGAACAGCCCACTTTGAAACCACTGGAGCAAAAAGTACTCCGCGATTACGGACTTGACCAGATCATCGTCTGTACAGATGCAGGGCTTTCTTCCAAGACAAACCGGAAGTTCAATGACAGAAAGATTAATGGTGTACAGCTCCGTAGTTTTATTACCATACAATCCATAAAACAGCTGCCTGACTATCTCAAGGATTTTGCACTTGATCCAGACGGATGGCACCTGCCAGGTTCTGATGAAACCTTTAATCTCAACGAGATCGATGAAGCAAAGAATTATAAAAACATTTTTTATAAGGATCGCTGGATCAAAGAGGACCTCTCCCAACGGAAGATCAAAAAAGGAGCCCAGCCATTAGAACAACATCTGGTCGTTTCTTTTTCTCCAAAATATAAAGCTTATCAGAGGAAGATCCGGAACGGGCAGGTCGAGCGTGCACAGCAGCTTATTAATGATGGGAAGTATAAACAGCGTCCCAAGAACCAGAATGACCCGCACAGATTTATCTCCAGAGAGAAAGCAACCAAAGATGGAGAAGTCTGCTCAGAAGAGATCGTGTATCTTAATACAGATGCAATCCGGGAAGAAGAACGTTATGATGGTTTCTATGCTGTATGCACGAACCTGGATGATATGAGTGTAGAAGAGATCGTAAGAATCAACAAGAAGCGCTGGGAGATTGAAGAATGTTTCCGGGTCATGAAAACGGAATTCAGGGCCCGCCCCGTATACCTTCAGACAGAAGACCATATCCGTGCCCATTTCATCACTTGTTTTATAGCACTTGTTATCTACAGGATTCTGGAAAAGGAACTCAAAGAAGCCTATACATGTGAGGAAATCATAGATACTTTAAAGAACATGATGATGGCCCGCCCCGGTGAGAAACTGGGGTACACACCCGTTTATACAAGGACGGATCTGACGGACAGACTACACGAAACAGCCGGATTCCGTACCGATTATCAAATCATAACTGATGTAAATATGAGGAAAATAATACGAGCCTCAAAGAAGAAAAAGTAATAATATATAGCTACATTTTGAACAACAAAAAAATCCGTAGAAAGCTTGATTTTACAGCAATCTACGGATTTTTACTGTCAAAGATGGGATTATAGCATAATTTTGTCTTCCGTCAAGAATTTTCTAGAAATTTCCCGCACTTTTGTGAAATATTTGTGTCCACGGTTCGCAGATCGTCCTAAAAGTCGGCAGATTAACCTTGTTTTACGGCTCCCGCATTCCCGCTTCGTTCCGGATATCAGTGAATCTGAGAAGCCAGTACTTCTTTCACTTTTGCCAGTGCATCCGGGATTCCAGCCGGGTTCTTGCCGCCGGCCTGAGCCATATTCGGGCGTCCGCCGCCGCCACCTCCTACACAGGAAGCGATTGCTTTGATCAGGTTGCCTGCATGCGCTCCTTTCTTCATGGCTCCATCGGTCGCAGTTGCCATCAGGCTGACCTTGCCGCCCGTGCAGGATGCGATCACGACCACGCCGTCGCCCAGCTTCTCCTTAAGCTGATCTCCCAGATCACGCAGTCCGTTCATATCCATCTCTTCCACGCTGACAGCCAGAAGCTTCACGCCGCCAACCTCCTCTACCTGGTTCATCACATCGCCCATGGCATCTTTGGCCAGCTTGCTCTTAAGACTCTCCACCTCGCTGCGCAGCTCTTTATTCTCTGCCTGCAGATGACTGATCTTCTCCGCCAGGTTATCCGGCGTCGCCTTCACAAGCTTCGCTGCCTCATGGAGCTTCATCTCCAGCTCGCTATAATAGTTCATAAGTCCCTTGGAGGTCAGGGCCTCGATACGGCGCACCCCGGCTGCCACGCCACTTTCGGACAGGATCTTAAACGCACCGATCTCTCCGGTATTGGTAACATGTGTACCGCCACAGAACTCAATGGAGTAATCCCCCATATTGACTACGCGGACGATATCTCCATATTTCTCACCGAACAGGGCCTGAGCGCCTGTCTTTCTCGCTTCCTCGATCGGCATATTCTTTATTACAACGTCAAGGGAACGGGAAATGCTGTCATTTACCAGATCTTCTACTTTTTTCAGTTCCTCCGGCGTCATAGCGGAGAAATGCGAGAAGTCGAAACGCAGCCTGTCCTCATTCACACTGGAGCCTGCCTGCTCTACATGTGTTCCAAGAACTGTTCTGAGGGCCTTCTGCAGCAGATGCGTTGCACTGTGGTTTCTTGCAGAAAGCGCACGCTTTTCACTATTTACCGTCAAGGTCACGGTATCCCCTGTTTTCATCATGCCGCGGGTCATATGGCCGATATGGCCAATCTTGCCGCCCATCAGTTTTACCGTGTCTTCCACTACGAATTCTCCGTCGCCGCAGGAGATCACGCCGGTGTCCGCCTCCTGTCCGCCGCTGGTAGCGTAGAACGGAGTCTTCTCAACGAACAGAGTTCCCTTCTCCCCATCGGCAAGGGCGTCTACCACCTCTTCCTCCGTGGTCAGCACCGTAATCTTAGAATCATATGTCAAATGGTCGTAGCCGACAAATTCAGATGTAATGCTCGGGTCAATGGACTCGTATACCGTCACATCGGCTCCCATATAATTGGTGACCTTGCGCTTATTTCTGGCCATCTCCCTCTGTACGTCCATCGCAGCCTTGAAGCCTTCCTCGTCGATATCCATGCCTTCCTCTTCCAGAATCTCTCTGGTCAGATCAAGTGGGAATCCATAGGTATCATACAGCTTGAATGCATCTGCACCAGGCAGGGTCTTCGTGCCCTCGGAAACCATCTTCTCTTTCATCTCGGAGAGAATGCCAAGTCCCTGATCGATGGTCTTGTCGAACTTCTCCTCTTCCTTGCGGATCACGTTCAGAATGAAATCCTGTTTCTCCTCCAGCTCCGGATATCCGTCCTTGGAGCCTGCGATCACCGTCTTTGCCAGATCCGTGAGGAATCCGCCTTCAATATTCAGAAGTCTTCCATGACGGCAGGCACGTCTGAGCAGACGGCGCAGAACATAGCCGCGTCCTTCGTTGGACGGCATAATACCGTCAGAAATCATAAAGGAAACGGAACGGATATGATCGGTGATCACGCGCAGTGATACGTCCGTGTTCTCATTTTCCTTATACTGCACGCCTGCAATCTCGCACACCTGATCCCGGAGTGCCTTCAGGGTGTCGATATCAAACATGGAATCCACATCCTGCACGATACATGCCAGACGTTCCAGTCCCATACCGGTATCAATATTCTTCTGCTCCAATTCAGAATAATTGCCATGTCCATCGTTGTCAAACTGGGTAAATACATCATTCCAGATCTCCATATACCGGTCGCATTCGCAGCCTACGGTACAATCCGGCTTTCCGCAGCCGTATTTCTCTCCACGGTCATAGTAAATCTCAGAGCAGGGACCACAAGGACCTGAGCCATGCTCCCAGAAGTTGTCCTCTTTTCCAAAACGGAAGATCCGCTCCGGCGCGATACCGATCTCTTTATTCCAAATCTCAAATGCCTCATCATCATCTACATAGACAGACGGATACAGACGATCCGGATCAAGTCCTACTACCTCTGTCAAAAATTCCCAGGACCAGTGGATTGCCTCTCTCTTAAAATAATCTCCAAAGGAGAAGTTACCCAGCATCTCGAAGAACGTGCCGTGGCGGGCCGTCTTACCTACATTCTCAATATCTCCTGTACGGATACACTTCTGGCAGGTGGTCACACGTCTTCTCGGCGGGATCTCCTGTCCGGTAAAATACGGCTTCAGCGGCGCCATACCGGAATTGATCAGCAAAAGACTGTTATCGTTGTGCGGCACCAGGGAAAAGCTCTTCATCTTCAGATGCTCTTTGCTCTCGAAGAACTCAAGAAACATCCGTCTTAATTCATTTACTCCGTATGCTTTCATTGTCTGATTATCCTCCTTGCATATATCGCTCTCACACCTTTATGTTCAAAGTGCTGCTATTTGCTCCTCTCACAGCAAATGTGCTTCGCAAAATCACAGCGTGCGAACAATCACTTTAAGGTCTGTATCTGCTTTCTTTGCCTAATGCTTAATTATAATTAGAAACCGCACATTTGTCAATGAAGCGCAAAAAAAATCCTATGAAATAAAAATTCCTATAAAACAAGAAAAAGAGGTGCTGCCCCATACAGTACCTCTTGTCTCATTTTTTCTTCTCAATGTTATTTTTCTTCCGCTGCCTTCTTCGCATTCTTATTCTCACGGAGCTTTTTGCCCGTCATAATTCCTGCAAATGCAAAAACTGCAACGATCACCATCTTAATGATCATTGAAATGAACGTAGAAATAAATGCCATATCCATCCGCCTCCTAAATTTAGTATTTCCCAACTTTTATAAACTATATCCATGATAACATACTACAGGAATTATTTCAAATTAATTATTTTCAGAAAACAATTCCTGGGCGTAATGGACAGACTGCATTGCATCTTTTCCGTAGAAATCGGCTCCGATCATATCCGCATAATCCTGATTTAACACCGCACCACCCACCATGACCTTGCAGTCCGGCTTTTTTTCTCTTAACTGTCTGATCGTCTCTTCCATACTCACAACCGTCGTGGTCATAAGCGCGCTAAGTCCTACCAGGCGGATATCTTCTGCGATCGCTTTTTCCACGATCAGCTCCGGCGCCACATCCTTTCCCAGATCCAACACCTCAAACCCGTAGTTTTCCAGCAGGACCTTGACAATATTCTTGCCAATATCGTGGATATCGCCCTTCACCGTCGCCAAAATGATCTTTTCTTTCGCTTCCTCCTCCTGGCCACAATCCGCCAGAACATCCTTGATCACGGCAAATGCAATCTTCGCCGCATCCGCACTCATCAGAAGCTGGGGAAGGAAAACAGTTCCCTTCTCAAATCCATCGCCCACCACATTGAGCGCCGGAATCAGTTCTCCCTGAATGATGTCCAGAGGCTCCCTCACCATAATGAGCTCCGTAGTCACCCGATGAGCCTCCTCTTTCAGGCCTTTCTCGATCGCATGTTTTAAAGTCATGGTGCCGCCGTTTTGTCCCGGCGCCGCATTTCCGCTATTTGCAGATTTTGCCGTATTCGGCACACTTACCGGAGCAGGCACAGGCATGGCTGCATATTTTTCAATATAGGCGCTGCAATTCTCATCGTATCCCATCAATGCACAATAGGCATCATAAGATTTCATCATCTCCTCCGAGCCCGGATTGATGATTCCTGCCGAAAGGCCGTTATGCAGGGCCATCGTATAGAAATGACTGTTCACCACCGGTCTTCTCGGCAGGCCAAAGGAAATATTGGATACTCCCAGAACAGTCGCCACGCCATAGAGCTCTCTTACCTTTTTAAGAGCTTCCAGCGTCACCTTTGCCCCGTCTTTTTCTGAACTGATGGTCATCGTGAGCACATCGATCACAATGTCTTTTTTGTCAATTCCGTATTTTGCTGCTTCCTTTATGATCTTCCCGGCGATCGCCGCCCTCTCATCCGCCGTCTGCGGAATTCCCCCTTCATCCAGGGTCAGGCCCACGACCACGCCGCCATACTTCTTAATCAGCGGGAAGACTAAGTCCATGGATTCCTGTTTTCCGCTGACGGAATTCAGCATCGGTTTGCCGTTGTAGATCCGCATAGCCGCCTCCATTGCCCCGGCGTCCACGGTATCAATCTGAAGCGGCAGGCTTAAAACGCTCTGCAATTCTTTCACCACGTCCAGCATGAACGCCTTCTCATCAATGTCCGGCAGTCCTACATTTACGTCAAGAATATGTGCGCCATTCTCCTGCTGCGCTATGCCCTCTTTCAGGATATAATCCATATCATGATTCTTCAGAGCTTCTTTGAATTTCTTCTTCCCGGTGGGATTGATCCGCTCCCCGATGATCACAGGCTTCTCGCCCAGAAGCACCGCCTGGCCGTAGGAGGATACGATGGTATCCTGTTTTTTTGTCACCGGAAGCACTTCTTTTTTCCGGCACCGCTCCGTCATCGCGCGGATATGCGCTGGCGTGGTTCCACAGCACCCGCCAATGACGCAGGCGCCCTCCTCCACAATTTGCTCCATGATACGTGCAAAGGCTTCCGGCTCAACATCATAACAGGTCTGGCCGTCTCTTTGCACCGGAAGTCCTGCGTTCGGCTTCACGATCAGAGGCAAGGAGGAATACCGGCGCAGCTCTTTTAATACCGGCAGCATCTGCTGCGGCCCCATGCCGCAGTTGATTCCCAGCGCGTCCACTCGTAATCCCTCCAGAAGCGCAACGACAGAAGGCACGTCTCCTCCCGTCAGAAGCTTTCCTTTTTCGTCAAAGATCATGGTCGCAAAGACAGGAAGCGCCGTGTTTTCTTTTACTGCCAGAACTGCCGCCTTCACCTCATACGTATCGCTCATCGTCTCAATATGGACGAAATCCACGCCGTATTTTTCTCCCAGAATAGCGGCCTCCCGAAACGCCGCGTAAGCCTCCTCAAAGGCAAGATCCCCGAGGGGCTTAAGAAGCTTGCCGGTCGGTCCCATATCCAGGGCCACATAGGTCTTTCGCCCGTCTTTTACCGCTTTTTCCTGCGCTCTTCTCGCATTTGCCACGGCACTACATATGACCTCCTCCAGCGTATAGTTGGCGTCATGGAACTTACAGGCATTGGCGCCAAAGGTATTGGTGAGTACCATGTCGCTGCCCGCCTCATAATACATACGGTGAATCTCCTCTATCGCCTCCGGGTGCTCGATGTTCCAGACTTCCGGCAGTTCACCCGGCAAAAGTCCTCTTTCCTGCAAAAGTGTCCCCATTCCTCCGTCAAAAAACAGAAGTTCTTTTCCCAACCGTTCTGTCAATTTCATCTCTCTAAAACTCCTTTATTTTCTTCTGTATGGACAATCCTGTTTCCCACAGGCTTCACAGCCCTTAATATGGCAATTCTCCTTCGTGGTACTGATACCGATCAAAGCCGTGACCGATTTGGTCGGGGTCAGCATATAGCTGTCCGTCATAGTCAGCCCGATCTTCTTCGCGGTATCCAGCATGCGAAGGATATCTTCCTGATGGTGAATATCAAAATCGCCATATCCCGGGCTGAACCGGGGACGCAGATATTTTCCTTCTTTTGCCAGCACTTCACCGATTTCTTTCTGAATCTGGTCGCAGTATTCCTCTAAAAATGCAGCGGCACACGCCTGCAGCACCACCGCTCTTGCCATCTCAGTGAGCGAATAACGACGGATCAGAACGTCCACCGCCGGGCCTAATGTGGCACCGAATATGACGACTTCACGGCACCCCAGCAGATTCCGCGTAAGGCTGCGGCTTTCTGCCACCATCGTTCCGATTTGGAGACGTCCTGCGTCCTCTTTTTCAGGCTGATGCGCACCCGTCTCCCTGCGGCAAACTTCCAGATCAAAAATGCGATAGACCGAACGCGCTACGGCGCATCCATCCAGCTCCCGGAAGGAGTCGGCGATCAGCGCCAGAACGTTCTCATCCACCGCACTTCTCCCATAACCCAGGTAGCGGATTGCTTCTCGTGTCCTTAAATCAGTCATGATCCTACCTTCTTTATTATTTCACGATCTCTGACAAATTCCGCATGATCGCAGAGGCAACTTCCGGTTTATTCATAGAGTAAATATGGATATTCTGAATTCCATTTGCGATCAGGTCAATGATCTGGTCTGTCGCATAGGCGACGCCTGCCTGCGTCATGGCCGCCGGATTATCTCCGAAACGATCTACGATATCGAGGAAACGCCGGGGCAGGGCCGTACCGGATAAAGCGCAGATTCTCTCAATCTGCTTGCCGCTCGTCACCGGCATGATTCCCGGAAGGACCGGAACCACGATTCCCTTCTCCCGAATCCGATACAGGAAATTATATAAAATAGAGTTGTCAAAAAACATCTGTGTCGTGAGGAAATCCACTCCGCAGTCCACCTTCTCTTTCAGATGCAGGATGTCCTCGTCCTTGTGCTCCGACTCCACATGCCCCTCCGGATAGCAAGCCGCACCGATGCAGAAATCACCTTGCGCCTTGATATCCTGTATCAGCTCTGACGCATGCCGGTACTGGTCCGGAAGCGGAAACTGGGCATCTTTAGGGATATCGCCTCGCAGCGCGAGAATATTCTCGATTCCATTCTCCTTTAACTGCCCGATGACTGCTGCTACCTCCTCTTTGGTAGAAGACGCACAGGTGAGATGCGCAAGACTTGGAACTCCTAAGTCGTTCTGAATATGCGACGCGATCTTAACCGTATTCTTACTCGTACCGCCGCCGGCCCCGTAGGTCACGCTGATGTAGG of Roseburia hominis contains these proteins:
- a CDS encoding IS1634 family transposase; the encoded protein is MKLTVSKSKNSASFYVQKTIRKPDGRVTTVTVEKLGNLTEVTAKAGGKDPYVWAQEYVNELNRKEYDENKEILISYSPSKLLKKNEQKLFNCGYLFLQNIYYSLGLDKICRDISSRHSFAYDLNDVLSKLIYTRILYPSSKLSSNRQATKFIEQPTFELHDIYRTLSVLSEENDLIQAQLYKNSQKVCERRKDVLYYDCTNYFFEIEEADDLRRYGKSKQHQPLPIVGMGLFMDHDGIPLAFDIYPGNKNEQPTLKPLEQKVLRDYGLDQIIVCTDAGLSSKTNRKFNDRKINGVQLRSFITIQSIKQLPDYLKDFALDPDGWHLPGSDETFNLNEIDEAKNYKNIFYKDRWIKEDLSQRKIKKGAQPLEQHLVVSFSPKYKAYQRKIRNGQVERAQQLINDGKYKQRPKNQNDPHRFISREKATKDGEVCSEEIVYLNTDAIREEERYDGFYAVCTNLDDMSVEEIVRINKKRWEIEECFRVMKTEFRARPVYLQTEDHIRAHFITCFIALVIYRILEKELKEAYTCEEIIDTLKNMMMARPGEKLGYTPVYTRTDLTDRLHETAGFRTDYQIITDVNMRKIIRASKKKK
- the alaS gene encoding alanine--tRNA ligase, producing MKAYGVNELRRMFLEFFESKEHLKMKSFSLVPHNDNSLLLINSGMAPLKPYFTGQEIPPRRRVTTCQKCIRTGDIENVGKTARHGTFFEMLGNFSFGDYFKREAIHWSWEFLTEVVGLDPDRLYPSVYVDDDEAFEIWNKEIGIAPERIFRFGKEDNFWEHGSGPCGPCSEIYYDRGEKYGCGKPDCTVGCECDRYMEIWNDVFTQFDNDGHGNYSELEQKNIDTGMGLERLACIVQDVDSMFDIDTLKALRDQVCEIAGVQYKENENTDVSLRVITDHIRSVSFMISDGIMPSNEGRGYVLRRLLRRACRHGRLLNIEGGFLTDLAKTVIAGSKDGYPELEEKQDFILNVIRKEEEKFDKTIDQGLGILSEMKEKMVSEGTKTLPGADAFKLYDTYGFPLDLTREILEEEGMDIDEEGFKAAMDVQREMARNKRKVTNYMGADVTVYESIDPSITSEFVGYDHLTYDSKITVLTTEEEVVDALADGEKGTLFVEKTPFYATSGGQEADTGVISCGDGEFVVEDTVKLMGGKIGHIGHMTRGMMKTGDTVTLTVNSEKRALSARNHSATHLLQKALRTVLGTHVEQAGSSVNEDRLRFDFSHFSAMTPEELKKVEDLVNDSISRSLDVVIKNMPIEEARKTGAQALFGEKYGDIVRVVNMGDYSIEFCGGTHVTNTGEIGAFKILSESGVAAGVRRIEALTSKGLMNYYSELEMKLHEAAKLVKATPDNLAEKISHLQAENKELRSEVESLKSKLAKDAMGDVMNQVEEVGGVKLLAVSVEEMDMNGLRDLGDQLKEKLGDGVVVIASCTGGKVSLMATATDGAMKKGAHAGNLIKAIASCVGGGGGGRPNMAQAGGKNPAGIPDALAKVKEVLASQIH
- a CDS encoding homocysteine S-methyltransferase family protein, coding for MKLTERLGKELLFFDGGMGTLLQERGLLPGELPEVWNIEHPEAIEEIHRMYYEAGSDMVLTNTFGANACKFHDANYTLEEVICSAVANARRAQEKAVKDGRKTYVALDMGPTGKLLKPLGDLAFEEAYAAFREAAILGEKYGVDFVHIETMSDTYEVKAAVLAVKENTALPVFATMIFDEKGKLLTGGDVPSVVALLEGLRVDALGINCGMGPQQMLPVLKELRRYSSLPLIVKPNAGLPVQRDGQTCYDVEPEAFARIMEQIVEEGACVIGGCCGTTPAHIRAMTERCRKKEVLPVTKKQDTIVSSYGQAVLLGEKPVIIGERINPTGKKKFKEALKNHDMDYILKEGIAQQENGAHILDVNVGLPDIDEKAFMLDVVKELQSVLSLPLQIDTVDAGAMEAAMRIYNGKPMLNSVSGKQESMDLVFPLIKKYGGVVVGLTLDEGGIPQTADERAAIAGKIIKEAAKYGIDKKDIVIDVLTMTISSEKDGAKVTLEALKKVRELYGVATVLGVSNISFGLPRRPVVNSHFYTMALHNGLSAGIINPGSEEMMKSYDAYCALMGYDENCSAYIEKYAAMPVPAPVSVPNTAKSANSGNAAPGQNGGTMTLKHAIEKGLKEEAHRVTTELIMVREPLDIIQGELIPALNVVGDGFEKGTVFLPQLLMSADAAKIAFAVIKDVLADCGQEEEAKEKIILATVKGDIHDIGKNIVKVLLENYGFEVLDLGKDVAPELIVEKAIAEDIRLVGLSALMTTTVVSMEETIRQLREKKPDCKVMVGGAVLNQDYADMIGADFYGKDAMQSVHYAQELFSENN
- a CDS encoding vitamin B12 dependent-methionine synthase activation domain-containing protein → MTDLRTREAIRYLGYGRSAVDENVLALIADSFRELDGCAVARSVYRIFDLEVCRRETGAHQPEKEDAGRLQIGTMVAESRSLTRNLLGCREVVIFGATLGPAVDVLIRRYSLTEMARAVVLQACAAAFLEEYCDQIQKEIGEVLAKEGKYLRPRFSPGYGDFDIHHQEDILRMLDTAKKIGLTMTDSYMLTPTKSVTALIGISTTKENCHIKGCEACGKQDCPYRRK
- the metF gene encoding methylenetetrahydrofolate reductase [NAD(P)H]; translated protein: MRIIDRIREEGVHISFEIFPPKTDAGYASVLEATEQIAKLKPSYISVTYGAGGGTSKNTVKIASHIQNDLGVPSLAHLTCASSTKEEVAAVIGQLKENGIENILALRGDIPKDAQFPLPDQYRHASELIQDIKAQGDFCIGAACYPEGHVESEHKDEDILHLKEKVDCGVDFLTTQMFFDNSILYNFLYRIREKGIVVPVLPGIMPVTSGKQIERICALSGTALPRRFLDIVDRFGDNPAAMTQAGVAYATDQIIDLIANGIQNIHIYSMNKPEVASAIMRNLSEIVK